In the genome of Triticum urartu cultivar G1812 chromosome 5, Tu2.1, whole genome shotgun sequence, one region contains:
- the LOC125556322 gene encoding uncharacterized protein LOC125556322 codes for MGLPALNRLMSMQRDRRRRPTQGRNGLVTSSLAKRKDSPCIHDENSRLDKKSRYSGPPLLEDIWHHIHSLLPLRDAARVACVSHSFRSSWSCFPNLSLTRETLGLDNGVDGLSCPCEVAMDLARKTDHILKNHSGIGVKALKLEICDFPFFNTSCDLDRWLHIAVKPGIEELNLRLIESRASLCREKSHAALCRKISQKSHVTVYNFPCSLLDGSGKSIQQLYLNNCALRPTVALGRLRSLTSLNFFFVRITENELRCLFSSSIALEKLTLRSCDELFFLEIPSLLQRLSHLVVEECTNLEVIKSKAPHLYSFGYRGTLVRLSLGDSLQNLYIDASDQDVVHHACADLLHVVPNLEALEISSYYPMDTLVVPGKFLHLQRLCIGFFTPDYDYLSLVSLLDACPSLETFVLSVEPDRVRKESVLGNSSHNLIQMPGHMHRNIKDVHIIGFCYANSMVELTCHILENVKSLEYLTLSISGDDEILCSKSENGICLRMNKYMRMEARKALLAVERHILGKVPSTVELEVVKPCSRCNTL; via the exons ATGGGGCTGCCGGCACTCAATCGGCTCATGTCTATGCAGCGCGATCGGCGTCGCCGGCCAACTCAAGGCCGCA ATGGACTGGTGACTTCATCCCTGGCTAAAAGGAAGGACTCACCCTGCATACATGATGAAAATTCTCGACTTGATAAAAAATCGAGATATTCAGGACCACCCCTTCTAGAG GACATTTGGCATCATATACATTCTCTGCTTCCTCTGCGAGATGCTGCACGTGTTGCCTGCGTGTCTCATTCATTTAGAAGTTCTTGGAGTTGTTTTCCCAATCTCAGCTTAACTAGGGAAACACTGGGTTTGGATAACGGGGTGGATGGATTGTCATGTCCATGTGAAGTAGCGATGGATCTTGCAAGGAAAACCGACCATATTCTAAAAAACCACTCAGGCATTGGCGTTAAGGCACTCAAGCTTGAAATATGTGATTTCCCCTTTTTCAACACCTCCTGTGATCTCGATCGTTGGCTTCATATTGCTGTCAAACCAGGGATTGAGGAACTTAACCTCCGGCTTATTGAATCTCGTGCATCTCTTTGTCGAGAAAAATCTCATGCGGCTCTTTGTCGAAAGATATCTCAAAAATCACATGTAACTGTGTACAACTTTCCATGCTCACTTTTAGATGGGAGTGGCAAGTCGATCCAGCAGCTTTATCTCAACAACTGTGCCCTCCGTCCCACGGTTGCACTTGGCCGCTTAAGAAGCCTGACTAGTCTAAATTTTTTTTTTGTGCGTATTACAGAAAATGAGTTAAGGTGCCTTTTTTCCAGTTCAATTGCTTTGGAGAAACTGACACTCAGGTCCTGCGATGAATTATTTTTCCTGGAGATACCTAGCCTGTTGCAGCGGCTTAGCCACCTGGTTGTCGAGGAGTGTACAAATCTGGAAGTGATAAAGAGCAAAGCCCCTCATCTGTACAGTTTTGGATATCGTGGTACCCTAGTACGACTATCTCTTGGTGATTCATTGCAAAACCTATACATTGATGCTTCAGATCAGGACGTTGTTCATCATGCTTGTGCCGATCTTCTGCACGTGGTGCCAAATCTTGAAGCTCTTGAAATATCTTCATATTATCCG ATGGATACACTGGTGGTACCTGGCAAATTTCTCCACCTCCAACGACTATGTATTGGGTTTTTTACCCCAGACTATGACTATTTGTCTCTGGTTTCTTTACTCGATGCGTGTCCTTCCTTGGAGACTTTTGTATTGTCC GTAGAGCCAGATCGCGTGAGGAAAGAATCAGTTTTAGGAAATTCTTCTCATAATCTAATCCAGATGCCAGGCCACATGCATAGGAACATAAAGGATGTGCATATCATTGGCTTCTGTTATGCAAACAGCATGGTTGAGCTAACATGCCATATACTTGAGAATGTGAAGTCGCTTGAGTACCTTACACTGAGCATCTCTGGGGATGATGAAATTTTGTGTTCTAAAAGTGAAAATGGTATATGCCTTCGAATGAACAAGTATATGAGGATGGAAGCCCGCAAAGCACTCTTGGCCGTGGAAAGACACATTTTGGGGAAAGTTCCATCTACCGTAGAGTTAGAAGTTGTGAAGCCTTGCAGCCGGTGCAATACTCTTTAA